Within the Sulfurimonas hongkongensis genome, the region GCTCATATCCAACTACTACAAAGATATCTCCACTTTTTATCTGGTGATGCTTTGCTTTTGATGAGTAGATAAAGTCCCTGCTCATATCTTCATGTACTATAGATATAACAATGATACCATGAGTTGAACTCCATTCAACATCTGCTGGGTGCATTCCAGCGAATGAGCTGTTCTGTCCAATCTTTATCTGGGCTATTTGGAGTGAACTCTTTTCATACAATATATTATGTAAAACTTCAGTAACAATAGGCTTTTCCAACATCTCAACTATAACATTTGCAGTAGTTTGCGTAGTTGGTAAAACCCTTGAAGCACCTGCAAGTTTTAGTTTATCTGAACTCTCTTTATTTTGTGCTAATGCAACTATAACCAAATCTTTAAAAGTATCTCTTAGAGAGATTGTTAAAAAAATATTTTCAGCCATATCTTCTAGGATGCAAAAAGCAACAGAGTCATTTATATCTACTTTTTTATTTAAATCATCCCAATTATCACTAAGATCAAAACCATTCTCCACATCCTTTGCTAACTCAAAAATATAAACATTTTTGTAGTGGGATGAGATATTTTTTTCTATCTCTAAAGTGTACTCATTTACTCCAAATATCAAAGCATTACTAAAAGCCATCATTAACCTTTTTGTTGAGACTTTGTTTAAACTCTTCTATAAAAAGCGCATTTCCAATAACCAAAATATAGTCACCTAACTCTAAAAAAGTGCTATCTATAGGGTTAAAATAAAACCTTCTTTTTTTATTTTTATGCAAACCTAAAAGTATGATACGATACTTTTTGTTTTGAAGTTCACCTACTGTTGCATAACTCTTTAAAATCCTTTGAGTAATAAGTATCTCATTTATATCAATGCCGTTATAGTTGGTTCTAAGAGCATGTATAGCTTCAAAAGCCACAGGTTGACCAACAAACTCTTTGGCTATGATGCCAACGAGCTCTTTTTCATAAAATATCTCATTTACACCAGCAAAACTTAGTTTATTTCTATTTGTTTTTTCTATGAGTATTGAGAGTATAAAGACATCTTTGTTAAATGAGCGAACAGTTAGAGCTGTATAAACATTTTCAACATCACTATGACTCAAACAGAGAATAGCTTTTATCTGAGTATCTATATCTATGCGAAGTTTTTTGTAACTCTCTATAGAACCAGGGTCATAATTAAGAGATATAAAACCATCCTTTTTTGCCATCTCTACCTTTTTAGCATCTTCTTCTATAATTATGATATTGTTGTTTTTTCTTAGGGCTTTTGCGACTTCTTTTGCAACGTTTGAGTACCCACAAATAAGATAAAATTCTCTAAGTTTTGCTATATCATCGATGGCTTTTGTATCTTTTATCTCATCTAGTTTTTCAGTAAATGATGTAACTATAAGAGAGGTTGTAAAAGAAAAGACACCGATACCTGCAACTATAACAAACATTGCCACAATACGGCCAGCTTCTGTAACTGGAGTTATATCTCCAAAACCAACTGTAGAGATAGTAACTATAGACCAGTAAACCGCTTCAAAGAGCGTGTCTATAGGAGAGTCTGGGTTATTAGCCTCCATCACATATATCAAAACAGATGAAACAGATATTACTATGGTTGCAAAAACAAAAAGAGTTATAAACTCAAACTTTTTAGAAGTTATAACAGAGGTAAAAGTCTCAATACTCTTAGCATATCTAAAGAGTTTAAAAACCCTAAAAAGTATAAAAATACGAAGAAGTCTTAGCTGATGGAAAAATGGCAAAATAGCCAAAAGGTCTATTATGGCTTTAATTGAGAAGACATATTTTAGTTTTTGTCTTGCTATCTTTTTAAGAGCTTTATAGAGCTTAAACTCATTGCCTATAGTAATATCATGTTCATGTTGCTCAATAATTACCCTGCTAACACTACTGCTAATCCAAAAACGAAATAGGTACTCGATAAGAAATATTATAGAGATGATGTAGGCACTAAAGAAGGTTAGATACTCGCTAACTGGAGACTTTACCTCTCTAATGAGGATAACAACACTTATAAGTATAAGTGTCATCATAAAGATGTCGAAATATTTTTTATATCTGTAGTTACTGTTTTCTAGTAAGTTATAAAAAAAGCGTTTGTTCTTTTGATATGATTCTGTCGTATCTAAATAATACGCTGCATCAATAATCAAACGCTTAATCATTCATACCTACCCAAGTTTAGCTTTTAGTATTTCATTTACTGCTTGAGGGTTTGCACTACCTTTTGATATTTTCATAACTTGACCTACAAAGAAGCCAAAGAGTTTGTCTTTTCCACCTCTGTACTGTTCTACTT harbors:
- a CDS encoding TrkA C-terminal domain-containing protein; translation: MAFSNALIFGVNEYTLEIEKNISSHYKNVYIFELAKDVENGFDLSDNWDDLNKKVDINDSVAFCILEDMAENIFLTISLRDTFKDLVIVALAQNKESSDKLKLAGASRVLPTTQTTANVIVEMLEKPIVTEVLHNILYEKSSLQIAQIKIGQNSSFAGMHPADVEWSSTHGIIVISIVHEDMSRDFIYSSKAKHHQIKSGDIFVVVGYERDIKEFEKLIGADE
- a CDS encoding ion transporter — protein: MIKRLIIDAAYYLDTTESYQKNKRFFYNLLENSNYRYKKYFDIFMMTLILISVVILIREVKSPVSEYLTFFSAYIISIIFLIEYLFRFWISSSVSRVIIEQHEHDITIGNEFKLYKALKKIARQKLKYVFSIKAIIDLLAILPFFHQLRLLRIFILFRVFKLFRYAKSIETFTSVITSKKFEFITLFVFATIVISVSSVLIYVMEANNPDSPIDTLFEAVYWSIVTISTVGFGDITPVTEAGRIVAMFVIVAGIGVFSFTTSLIVTSFTEKLDEIKDTKAIDDIAKLREFYLICGYSNVAKEVAKALRKNNNIIIIEEDAKKVEMAKKDGFISLNYDPGSIESYKKLRIDIDTQIKAILCLSHSDVENVYTALTVRSFNKDVFILSILIEKTNRNKLSFAGVNEIFYEKELVGIIAKEFVGQPVAFEAIHALRTNYNGIDINEILITQRILKSYATVGELQNKKYRIILLGLHKNKKRRFYFNPIDSTFLELGDYILVIGNALFIEEFKQSLNKKVNDGF